Part of the Ictalurus punctatus breed USDA103 chromosome 9, Coco_2.0, whole genome shotgun sequence genome is shown below.
tatatatatatatatatatatatatatatatatatatatatatacagagagagagagagagaaatctatcaaacatcagaatgttcatgattttaaaaaaacaaaaaaacaaacagaatgcCTTAATGTGTTTAAtctttataataattaatataaatatatatataatcataatgtaaatatataaatctacaacacacttttaaaaaaaattgcacatcTATCTGTTTTTTTCTGGTTGTAGTCCGGGCGGGACTACATCTCCCATGATGCCCCGCGCGCGACTCCACTGTTCATATCAATATGGCTTCTGTCAGTCACACAAAGGCAAATGATATTTTGCTGTGAAATGCGGGCTTGCTGATTAAAGAGGAcggcagagagagggagagagagactcggAGGGAGGCTGTCGGTCATGTCGCGGTGTGTTTGGTGACGGAGGGACTTGAACGACGcggtggtggttgttgttgttgttttgttttgttgttttttttttttgctccggGACTAAAAGAAAATTActgcaaaataaattaaatgttatgGTGGACGGAGGCCCAGCTGAAGGTAAGATCCagaggagctgcaggaacatcaGTGCATGCAGccgtgattttctctttctcttctgtttctgttctgtgcagagagacagcacacaaacactgcatgCGTGCACGAGCTGGggattattagtattattattagtattagtattagtattattattgcaCGGATAGGGTGCAGATCTGCTGATAAACTCGGCAGATATCAGGAGGAGTTGATCCTGATCAGTCCATCATGTAGGAGGGGGTACCAGCAGGTTTTAACTGGCAGGTCCATGATCAGGTCCGAGTGAGGTTCTGAGTCCTGTGTCGAATCCTAAATAAACACAAGCCCActgtgtagtgcacttaaacAGGGTGgtgtttgggacgcagcctgGGTGTGTGAACGTCAGCAAGGAAGCATCAGGGTGCAGGATTATTGGGTATCGATTACTGATTGATCCTGAGCCCTGCATGAAGCTTAAAGAGGctgatatacaatatatttattaataataataataataataataataataataataatgatcagtGATGCGTCGATACGATATTGGTCTCAAGCATCGATCGAATACCTGATATCGGTAAGAAACCGCTCATTGATTCGTACACGCGCTcgtaaaaatgttattatttttttttaagcctaaACGTGAAATCTGGACGTATTTCGCAATCAATgattagaaaaaagaaatgaaaagctttATTAGCCGTGCATGCCGATTTGCACGTTAATTAAAGGAGCGATCACCGTACCCCATTATCACACGGCGGTGGAAGTGAGCTATTCGGAACCACTGTTATTCGAAGACACAGACGGAGCGTAGGAACGCTTCCCGGAAGCGGCGTCACAGCGATCCGAGGACGAGTTCCTGGAAAGGCGGCGAATTTCTAGACTAGGTTTAAACCGTGGAACGTGAAGCTGCGCTGTTTAGTGAATACGACGTGGTGTGTTTTGTCCTGTAGCGATGACGTGAACCTGTAGAGGAGGAGAGTGTTTCAGTTGGAACATCCCAGCTTGTGATTAAGGGATaattgtgtggtgtgtgtgggtgtgtgtgtttatatatctCAGTCAGCGCGTATAGGAATTTTCGGGAGTATCGGTAGATATCGATACGGACTACGAGATTCCGGACGTGCAggtgataggaaaataatggaCGATGGAACGGTGtaatgaagcggagttactgttaggATGTCAAAATCgattattttttcaataacagcgtcgttttattcatttttttttttactactttcTTTATACTTTCCAACAattccaattttttaaaaaatttattaatcGGCCCGTACGggatttcagagttttttttttcgtgttaTAGTTCCTGtgaaaaatgctcgattttgctgcgtcccccaaccccaaaaaaaaaaattcacggTGCAACTCGCTGaggtttttttgtgcatttttcgTGCAAAAAACTCCTCGATTTGGCGAAACCGCGATTGTACGAAATCGTCCTTCGCGGTGATGTCCGTCAGtgaacgagaccttttagctgtactcgtgttcgacgcacgtgaatcgaagaggacttCGGCTAAACGCGCGCCGTGATGACGTCAAGTGACGCGCCTCGGCCCGAATTCCGCGGGAATTTAATAAAATCGCAAGCTTCTGCGAATGTGGCGGAGTTTATTTggttttgcgttcatttctgcgatctaAGAGTCATGACGTCCTGGAGGGACGGGATAAAGAACGTGATTCCGGTTTTTAATGAGAGGGAACGTTTTCGAAATGGAGATTATATAGAACAATTCGGTGCTTTTGTGACACCTGCTtgcaaaatattatatatatatatatatatatatatatatatatatatatatatatatatatatatatatatatatatatatatatatatatagttcttgtgaattaatttttttaatttgatgtgTGCGTTGTTGAGATAAATCTCAGTTTCAGTGCTGCTCTTGTTCTCCACTGTGTGCAGTGAAATATGGAGTCTCTGTGAGGTGAATGCAAGGATAATACATGCATTCCTGCAGGATTTTAAATGGCCTTTACGCAGCGCAGAGGCAGAGCCGAAGCCCGCACCCGGGAGGGAGGAGATAAATTTAGGGAAAAACCACcaaaggggggggaaaaaatccgtCCAAGATAGCTGAGCTTGTTTTAACAAAAGAGCCTCAGAGCAGGAATTTGATGTGAGAATAATTCTCTCAGTGCTGAGCTCAGCCTgcgcacatgcacatgcacgtgcacgtgcacacacacacgtttatatTGTGTGAGGTAATTCCATTGACTGTGTAGTAACGCAGTTAAACCTTAAAGAACCTCAAATACATCGCTTGGATCatgcgttttatttttttccgaaCAAAAGCCACGTTCCTTAATCCGTCCCAGACAAAATAACCGATCTCAAAATTGTCACGTGTTTCTGTAATCATTTTACCATCTGGTCCTCACAAATGTCTAAATACaggcgcgcgcacacacacacaatgctatgGGGATTTACTTGGAATTTGAAAATAGTAATCTggtgcatgcatgcacacacttgcgcgcacacacacatttacagtcaTGCCTTCGAGTGCCGATGCAATGTGCGTTCCATATggaacaaagtcatataatatTCCATGAATATCCAATCAGGAATTGCTTTGCTAACGGATACCAGATGGAAAAGAATAATCCATCCAGCGCAAACACTCGCACGGCTTTGTGCTTTTATCATCAGCCAACGCACGCTAAAAGATCTTTGTGTTTAGGACCACACCGGCTTTATATCCACCAGTCTTGAGATCTTTCTAAATCGAATCCTTGACTTCCTTTTGTAACCGGACcagaggttttttgttttcatcCCGATGATCCTATCTCCCCGACCACCGTCCGAGCCTAAATCTGTAAAATACGCCAGTTCCTGACAGCTAAATTGATAGCCTCGGTCattcgcgcgctctctctctctctctctctctctctctcttgtgctcAGCAGCCATATTTCCTGGTTGCCTAGCAACGGGCTTATGATGTGATTGTTCagatgtgtatgttttttttgtttttttttttagcacatcAGTAATAGTAATTAATGGATGCGTCATTTTCATTGCTCTCTCTCCTCACGTTTGGTCAGAATGTCACATTACACCGACGAGCCTCGCTTCACCATCGAGCAGATCGATTTGCTGCAGCGGCTGCGCGGGAGCGGCATGACGAAGCAGGAGATCCTGTGCGCACTGGACACACTGGAGCGCCTGGAGCGCGAGCACGTGCAGAAGTTCGGCCCGCGCCACTCCTACGCAGGAGCGACTCGAGGAGTCAACAGCCATGGCAGCTCCAGTTCGGTTGCTCCGTCCAGCACCGCTCCTACTCTGTCCTCGTCCGCCAGCGTGGCCACGCAGACCGTTTTCCACGGCGGCACTCCGTCGCCGTCTCCAACCAGCTACGACACCTCTCCACCCCCGACCATCGCCGTGCCCATGGGCGTGGTAGCGCCAGCGGCTCAGAACGGCCGTGACTGCTTGGCGCCCGTCAGCAACGGGAAGCACTCGCCTCCCCAGTACCCCGTATCCGCTCGGGCCTTCGGCTTCGAACCGGCTGAGGAGGAAGTAGACATCGATGACCGGGTGGAGGAGCTCATGAGGTCACTACGATCATtcaattaataatgaattatattacattgctattattattattattattattattattattattattattctagattggatttttaaaatccatcatccttcactttctctctttctagaAAGGATAGTAATATAATTAAAGAGGAGATCAAGGCCTTCTTAGGGAGCCGGAGAATTTCGCAAGCCGTCGTCGCCCAAGTCACAGGTTGGTGCTCGTGAACACGCTGCTCACTCACCGCTCTGTGTGCTAATGATCGTGTGCGACTCCAGTTAGTTTATCGCTTTTTCACTGCGCAGTGAGGAATGCCGTCGTTTATCAATTAACAGACGAATTCCGTCGAATTGATCGGCGCGCCTGATAAAATGGCGTCCGCCTTGTGTGTCGCGCAGGCATCAGTCAGAGTCGGATCTCCCACTGGCTCCTGCAGCAGGGTTCCGATCTGAGCGAGCAGAAGAAGAGAGCTTTCTACCGGTGGTACCAGTTGGAGAAGACCACGCCCGGTAATGCCACACTCCACCCACACAGCCCCCTAACTCCACCCACACAGCCCTCTTAACTCCACCCACACAGCCCCCTAACTCCACCCACACAGCCCTCTTAACTCCACCCACACAGCCCCCTAACTCCACCCCACCGTCCCTCTACAGCTACGAGTGTAGACGAGAGACGAGTGTATAGAGTATGCACAGTGGAGATGATTCCACTACGAGTTCCAGAGCAACCAGCATGTTCTGGACGTAGAGAACCACACAAACGAACCTACGCTGAGAGCTGTACAGCTTATACGCGGTCGGTTCTTTTTGTCGTCCCAGGAGCCACTCTGGCTATGAGACCCGCCCCCATGGCGCTGGAGGACATCGTAGAGTGGCACCAGAGCGCTCCACCCATCAACTGCAGCCCCGGGAGCTTCCGTCTGCGCCGCGGCAGCCGCTTCACCTGGAGGAAGGAGTGTCTCGCCGTCATGGAGAGGTGAGAGTCGGGAGAATTTTAATTCAGTGCCGTAACGCCCCTGATTAAGCGTTTAAGTAATTAGCTAGAGTGCTGAATCAGGTGTTCTACCACAGCGGAGTGTATTAACATACATGGctcagtgtattattattattattattattattatatatgctGCTTCAGTTACTTTAACGACAACCAGTATCCTGACGAGGCCAAGCGGGAGGAAATCGCCAACGCCTGCAATGCTGTGATACAAAAACCAGGTGAGGCGACGCCTTACAGCGCAGCCAGCCTTTTATAAATGCAGGTCCATGGCATGAAACTCATCTCTGAACCTCTACAACGTCTTCATGTTTAGGAAAGAAGCTTTCCGATCTAGAGCGGGTCACGTCTCTGAAAGTGTACAACTGGTTTGCTAACCGGCGAAAGGAGATTAAGAGAAGAGCCAATATAGGTAACGTTGAAGCCCTGTGGGCgggattacaaaaaaaaaaacaacaacgtgtCAGCTCTTCTCCTGTTCCTTAAAAACGTCAAACCACAGCACTAACACTAACATCATTTCCGTCTGTGAACTGCTTGCTTAAAGGGGTGGTTTGTAATTGTTCGATTTGTAATGATATTATTTTTAAGTGGATTTggttcatttaattttattcaagACTTGTGTTTTTCTGGCCTGGAAATTATCCCCGCCCCCTTTTCCCTTAAAAGGCAACGCATCAGGGATATCTCGTTTCAGCAGAACAGGAAGGGGAAAGCTcgtcagtgtttttttatttttattatagctCTAAAAATTACAGCCTGCTATTTTACTTTTACGGTTACGTCCACGCTGACCTCTGATATGTTATGgcaaggtgtgtttttttttcgaAGAAGCAGCAATCCTGGAGACTCATGGGATCGACGTGCAGAGTCCAGGCGGTCAGTCCAACAGCGACGAGATCGACGGCAACGACTTCAGCGAGCCGGGCGCCGAGCCGGGGTTAGGGACGGTAAGGAACGTATTTAACTCCGCCTTTAATAAATACTCCAGGTTCCACTGTCACAGCGTCTTTACttttaacactgaacataaGACACTTTCAGGAACTGTTACAAAActgattgaattttttttttggttaaaagaGAGCAGTGGCCAGAGGTTTTGGTTTCAGTgtcaccccccccaccccaccccccttcCAGGTGCACAGGACATGCTTAGAGCTGCAATACACTCTTTACTTACATTACATAACGGCAATGGAGCTTTCGAGGCCTCGTGATGGGCTCGAGTGTGACTTTTTCCACCGCACATTGCACCGGAACGCTGAACCTCGGACTTGATATCTTTCACGAGTTTGAGCTCGGCCAATAAAAGATCAGATAAAACAGCTAATCAGACAAGTAAATCCAAGCTCTTGGGTTTCAGTGAACACCTAAATACAGAAGTCCTGAGAACTCACgtatctttttttaaagttctgtTGGTTCCTGCTTGGGCCACTTCCTGTCTTTGAAAGTGcagtggaaaaagaaaaaaaaaaaggagaaaagaaaagaaaaaaaaaaaaagccctaaaAGGCCACTCTTGCGTTTGTAGGTACCAACTTTGATCTCTGGTTGGTTGGAGCATCCCATGGGGGCGGGGCTGGGCTCAAGCAGTGGGGGCGGGGCATCGAGCTGATTGGCTTCAGACTGACGGCTGTCTCCTGGTCTTGTCGCCCCTCCCCCACCAGGACGAGAACACGGGGACGAGCGAGCACCAGGACCCCATCAGCCTGGCGGTGGAGATGGCGGCGGTCAATCACTCCATACTGGCGCTGTCACAGCAGGGCAGGGGCGGCAACGACGTCAAGGCCGAGGTGCTCAATGATGACTGAGgactcttccacacacacacacacacatatatatacacacacacataccatcacatacatcacatacacactgtatctGCCAAAGGAGGAGACGGTACTGGGATGAGGAGGCGGGGACTGATGTGACTCTTTAAGACTCGCTAGTTTTGCAACTCCAACCTATGCATCGCCATGAAATTTAAGCTTTTTAATAAGCGCATATGTTCAAActgaatgtaatatttttgggGAATATTATACATACACGCCGTTTAGTCCTCCTTTTCTTCGAAAGCCTCGAGGGAAACGAATAGTCTTAAATGCGTGCTAGTCATGCTAGTTCGATTCCTCAGGCCTtcgtacaaacaaacaaagccatCAATTTGAGAAAAGGGAAAACGCCGTGTCGTGACTCGTGACCAAAGCCGAAGAGGAGTCAGTTAATCTCACGCCACCCCAATCGACTTTCCTCCTACAGCCATAATCTCttttactgtaatatttaaaCAGAGGCTCTGTGAAGTAGAAATGCACCACTGGCAGAATTTggtaattacattttttttaatttaattttttagtTACCTCTTAGCACCTTTAACTGTTCCTTTAAAGGAGCCGGTTGTCAGTTTcagcgccctctgctgcctgTCGATTAAATTACAGTTGCGGTGAAAACAGTGACCCACCTTCCGTTTTCCCCGCACCGACTCCACCCCCTTTACCGAAACCTTGTGATGCGAAATCGCATCACATGACGCAtcacaaatcttttttttttttttttttttcaacttcagTTTAATTTTCATGAACGTTGACAACCAAAATGGAGAAAGTGTTCATCTTAGCTATGTATGTAATATTAACGaagatgaaaaaaattattgtatttaaaaaaaaagaagaaaaaaaaagaaaagaagcatGGGATGCAGCTCGTCAGGAGGCgggattagattagattagattagattagatagtATGAGTATCTTTTAAACGCTGAGTCACAGCAATCAGTCACAGCTCACACCGAGTGAGACTTCACCTTTACTAGAACACTTTTGAGTAAAAAGTGTCACTCACCCACACGGTTTTCCTTCTCTGAAACCCctctgctatctctctctctctctctctctctccgtctcctcCTCGGCTGTACATCACCTCCTGGCCTGACATCGTGGCCTGTTGCCGTCTAGCTACCTG
Proteins encoded:
- the hmbox1a gene encoding homeobox-containing protein 1a isoform X5; protein product: MSHYTDEPRFTIEQIDLLQRLRGSGMTKQEILCALDTLERLEREHVQKFGPRHSYAGATRGVNSHGSSSSVAPSSTAPTLSSSASVATQTVFHGGTPSPSPTSYDTSPPPTIAVPMGVVAPAAQNGRDCLAPVSNGKHSPPQYPVSARAFGFEPAEEEVDIDDRVEELMRKDSNIIKEEIKAFLGSRRISQAVVAQVTGISQSRISHWLLQQGSDLSEQKKRAFYRWYQLEKTTPGATLAMRPAPMALEDIVEWHQSAPPINCSPGSFRLRRGSRFTWRKECLAVMESYFNDNQYPDEAKREEIANACNAVIQKPGKKLSDLERVTSLKVYNWFANRRKEIKRRANIAAILETHGIDVQSPGGQSNSDEIDGNDFSEPGAEPGLGTVPTLISGWLEHPMGAGLGSSSGGGASS
- the hmbox1a gene encoding homeobox-containing protein 1a isoform X2; the encoded protein is MSHYTDEPRFTIEQIDLLQRLRGSGMTKQEILCALDTLERLEREHVQKFGPRHSYAGATRGVNSHGSSSSVAPSSTAPTLSSSASVATQTVFHGGTPSPSPTSYDTSPPPTIAVPMGVVAPAAQNGRDCLAPVSNGKHSPPQYPVSARAFGFEPAEEEVDIDDRVEELMRKDSNIIKEEIKAFLGSRRISQAVVAQVTGISQSRISHWLLQQGSDLSEQKKRAFYRWYQLEKTTPGATLAMRPAPMALEDIVEWHQSAPPINCSPGSFRLRRGSRFTWRKECLAVMESYFNDNQYPDEAKREEIANACNAVIQKPGKKLSDLERVTSLKVYNWFANRRKEIKRRANIAAILETHGIDVQSPGGQSNSDEIDGNDFSEPGAEPGLGTDENTGTSEHQDPISLAVEMAAVNHSILALSQQGRGGNDVKAEVLNDD
- the hmbox1a gene encoding homeobox-containing protein 1a isoform X3, encoding MSHYTDEPRFTIEQIDLLQRLRGSGMTKQEILCALDTLERLEREHVQKFGPRHSYAGATRGVNSHGSSSSVAPSSTAPTLSSSASVATQTVFHGGTPSPSPTSYDTSPPPTIAVPMGVVAPAAQNGRDCLAPVSNGKHSPPQYPVSARAFGFEPAEEEVDIDDRVEELMRKDSNIIKEEIKAFLGSRRISQAVVAQVTGISQSRISHWLLQQGSDLSEQKKRAFYRWYQLEKTTPGATLAMRPAPMALEDIVEWHQSAPPINCSPGSFRLRRGSRFTWRKECLAVMESYFNDNQYPDEAKREEIANACNAVIQKPGKKLSDLERVTSLKVYNWFANRRKEIKRRANIAILETHGIDVQSPGGQSNSDEIDGNDFSEPGAEPGLGTDENTGTSEHQDPISLAVEMAAVNHSILALSQQGRGGNDVKAEVLNDD
- the hmbox1a gene encoding homeobox-containing protein 1a isoform X1 encodes the protein MSHYTDEPRFTIEQIDLLQRLRGSGMTKQEILCALDTLERLEREHVQKFGPRHSYAGATRGVNSHGSSSSVAPSSTAPTLSSSASVATQTVFHGGTPSPSPTSYDTSPPPTIAVPMGVVAPAAQNGRDCLAPVSNGKHSPPQYPVSARAFGFEPAEEEVDIDDRVEELMRKDSNIIKEEIKAFLGSRRISQAVVAQVTGISQSRISHWLLQQGSDLSEQKKRAFYRWYQLEKTTPGATLAMRPAPMALEDIVEWHQSAPPINCSPGSFRLRRGSRFTWRKECLAVMESYFNDNQYPDEAKREEIANACNAVIQKPGKKLSDLERVTSLKVYNWFANRRKEIKRRANIEAAILETHGIDVQSPGGQSNSDEIDGNDFSEPGAEPGLGTDENTGTSEHQDPISLAVEMAAVNHSILALSQQGRGGNDVKAEVLNDD
- the hmbox1a gene encoding homeobox-containing protein 1a isoform X6, with amino-acid sequence MSHYTDEPRFTIEQIDLLQRLRGSGMTKQEILCALDTLERLEREHVQKFGPRHSYAGATRGVNSHGSSSSVAPSSTAPTLSSSASVATQTVFHGGTPSPSPTSYDTSPPPTIAVPMGVVAPAAQNGRDCLAPVSNGKHSPPQYPVSARAFGFEPAEEEVDIDDRVEELMRKDSNIIKEEIKAFLGSRRISQAVVAQVTGISQSRISHWLLQQGSDLSEQKKRAFYRWYQLEKTTPGATLAMRPAPMALEDIVEWHQSAPPINCSPGSFRLRRGSRFTWRKECLAVMESYFNDNQYPDEAKREEIANACNAVIQKPGKKLSDLERVTSLKVYNWFANRRKEIKRRANIAILETHGIDVQSPGGQSNSDEIDGNDFSEPGAEPGLGTVPTLISGWLEHPMGAGLGSSSGGGASS
- the hmbox1a gene encoding homeobox-containing protein 1a isoform X4; translation: MSHYTDEPRFTIEQIDLLQRLRGSGMTKQEILCALDTLERLEREHVQKFGPRHSYAGATRGVNSHGSSSSVAPSSTAPTLSSSASVATQTVFHGGTPSPSPTSYDTSPPPTIAVPMGVVAPAAQNGRDCLAPVSNGKHSPPQYPVSARAFGFEPAEEEVDIDDRVEELMRKDSNIIKEEIKAFLGSRRISQAVVAQVTGISQSRISHWLLQQGSDLSEQKKRAFYRWYQLEKTTPGATLAMRPAPMALEDIVEWHQSAPPINCSPGSFRLRRGSRFTWRKECLAVMESYFNDNQYPDEAKREEIANACNAVIQKPGKKLSDLERVTSLKVYNWFANRRKEIKRRANIEAAILETHGIDVQSPGGQSNSDEIDGNDFSEPGAEPGLGTVPTLISGWLEHPMGAGLGSSSGGGASS